Proteins from a single region of Streptomyces sp. Tu 3180:
- a CDS encoding urease subunit alpha, which yields MPEISRAAYADLFGPTTGDRIRLADTDLLVEIEEDRSGGPGLAGDEAVFGGGKVIRESMGQARATRAQGAPDTVVTGAVVVDHWGVVKADVGIRDGRITGIGKAGNPDTMDGVHPDLVIGPETEVIAGNGRILTAGAVDAHVHFICPRIADEALASGVTTLVGGGTGPAEGSKATTVTPGPWHLARMLEAMEAHPLNIGLLGKGNTVSHEAMLSQIRGGAVGLKLHEDWGSTPAVIDAALTVADRTGVQVAIHTDTLNEAGFVGDTLAAIAGRGIHAYHTEGAGGGHAPDIMTVVSEPHVLPSSTNPTRPFTVNTVEEHLDMLMVCHHLNPAVPEDLAFAESRIRPSTIGAEDVLHDLGAISIISSDSQAMGRVGEVIMRTWQTAHAMKRRRGALPGDGRADNRRVRRYVAKYTINPALAQGLAREIGSVESGKLADLVLWEPAFFGVKPHLVLKGGQIAYAQMGDANASIPTPQPVLPRPMYGAIGRAPAANSLNFVARAAIEDALPERLGLGKRFAAIDSTRGVTKADMRENDARPDVRVDPDSFAVRIDGELVEAVPAPELPMAQRYFLF from the coding sequence ATGCCTGAGATCTCCCGCGCGGCCTACGCCGACCTGTTCGGCCCGACGACCGGCGACCGCATCCGGCTCGCCGACACCGACCTGCTGGTCGAGATCGAGGAGGACCGCTCGGGCGGTCCCGGACTCGCCGGGGACGAGGCCGTGTTCGGCGGCGGCAAGGTCATCCGCGAGTCCATGGGGCAGGCCCGTGCCACCCGCGCGCAGGGCGCCCCGGACACGGTCGTCACCGGTGCGGTCGTGGTGGACCACTGGGGCGTCGTCAAGGCCGACGTCGGCATCCGCGACGGCCGGATCACCGGCATCGGCAAGGCCGGCAACCCCGACACCATGGACGGCGTCCACCCGGACCTGGTCATCGGCCCCGAGACCGAGGTCATCGCCGGCAACGGACGGATCCTCACCGCCGGTGCCGTCGACGCGCACGTCCACTTCATCTGCCCGCGGATCGCCGACGAGGCGCTGGCCTCCGGCGTCACCACCCTGGTCGGCGGCGGCACCGGACCCGCCGAGGGCTCCAAGGCGACCACCGTCACCCCGGGCCCCTGGCACCTCGCCCGGATGCTGGAGGCGATGGAGGCCCACCCGCTGAACATCGGCCTGCTCGGCAAGGGCAACACGGTCTCCCACGAGGCGATGCTCTCGCAGATCCGGGGCGGCGCGGTCGGGCTGAAGCTGCACGAGGACTGGGGGTCGACCCCGGCCGTCATCGACGCCGCGCTGACCGTCGCCGATCGGACCGGCGTCCAGGTCGCCATCCACACCGACACCCTCAACGAGGCCGGTTTCGTGGGCGACACGCTCGCCGCGATCGCCGGGCGCGGCATCCACGCGTACCACACCGAGGGCGCGGGCGGCGGACACGCCCCGGACATCATGACGGTGGTCTCCGAGCCGCACGTCCTGCCCAGTTCGACCAATCCGACCCGGCCGTTCACCGTCAACACCGTCGAGGAGCACCTCGACATGCTGATGGTGTGCCACCACCTGAACCCCGCGGTGCCGGAGGACCTGGCCTTCGCCGAGTCCCGGATCCGGCCGTCCACCATCGGCGCGGAGGACGTCCTGCACGACCTGGGCGCCATCTCGATCATCTCCTCGGACTCCCAGGCCATGGGGCGGGTCGGCGAGGTGATCATGCGGACCTGGCAGACGGCCCACGCCATGAAGCGGCGGCGCGGCGCCCTCCCGGGCGACGGGCGCGCGGACAACCGCCGGGTGCGTCGCTATGTCGCCAAATACACGATCAACCCGGCCCTCGCCCAGGGCCTCGCCCGCGAGATCGGCTCCGTCGAGAGCGGCAAGCTGGCCGATCTGGTGCTGTGGGAACCGGCGTTCTTCGGGGTCAAGCCCCACCTCGTCCTCAAGGGCGGGCAGATCGCCTACGCCCAGATGGGCGACGCCAACGCCTCCATCCCGACGCCGCAGCCGGTCCTCCCGCGCCCGATGTACGGGGCGATCGGCCGGGCGCCGGCCGCCAACTCGCTGAACTTCGTCGCACGGGCGGCGATCGAGGACGCGCTGCCGGAGAGACTGGGGCTGGGCAAGCGGTTCGCGGCGATCGACTCCACGCGCGGGGTGACCAAGGCGGACATGCGCGAGAACGACGCCCGGCCCGACGTCCGGGTCGACCCCGACAGCTTCGCGGTGCGCATCGACGGGGAGCTGGTCGAGGCGGTTCCGGCCCCGGAACTGCCCATGGCCCAGCGGTACTTCCTCTTCTGA
- a CDS encoding lysophospholipid acyltransferase family protein — MFYYLLKYVLLGPLLRLLFRPRIEGLRHVPSSGAAIIAGNHLSFSDHFLMPAVLKRRITFLAKAEYFTGPGLKGRLTAFFFHSAGQIPVDRSGKEAGQAAVREGLGVLGKGELLGIYPEGTRSHDGRLYKGKVGVAVMALKAGVPVVPCAMIGTFEAQPPGKVVPRLHPVVIRFGEPLDFSRYAGLENEKAVLRAVTDEIMYAILTLSGQEYVDQYAAVVKEQEAARAAEDRRRFPRMPLG; from the coding sequence TTGTTCTACTACCTTCTGAAATACGTCTTACTGGGCCCGCTGCTGAGACTGCTCTTCCGGCCCCGAATAGAGGGCCTGCGGCACGTGCCGTCGTCCGGCGCCGCCATCATCGCGGGGAACCACCTGTCGTTCTCGGACCACTTCCTGATGCCGGCCGTGCTCAAGCGGCGCATCACCTTCCTCGCGAAGGCCGAGTACTTCACCGGCCCCGGGCTCAAGGGCCGGCTGACGGCCTTCTTCTTCCACAGCGCGGGGCAGATCCCGGTCGACCGCTCCGGCAAGGAGGCCGGCCAGGCCGCCGTCCGGGAGGGCCTCGGGGTGCTGGGCAAGGGGGAACTGCTCGGCATCTACCCGGAGGGCACGCGGTCGCACGACGGCCGTCTCTACAAGGGCAAGGTCGGTGTCGCGGTGATGGCCCTCAAGGCGGGCGTCCCGGTGGTCCCCTGCGCGATGATCGGCACCTTCGAGGCGCAGCCGCCCGGCAAGGTCGTCCCCCGCCTCCATCCGGTGGTGATCCGCTTCGGCGAACCGCTGGACTTCTCGCGCTACGCCGGCCTGGAGAACGAGAAGGCGGTCCTGCGCGCCGTCACCGACGAGATCATGTACGCCATCCTCACCCTGTCCGGGCAGGAGTACGTCGACCAGTACGCGGCCGTCGTCAAGGAGCAGGAGGCGGCGCGCGCGGCGGAGGACAGGCGCCGGTTCCCGCGCATGCCGCTGGGCTGA
- a CDS encoding TetR/AcrR family transcriptional regulator — MARVSQEHLDARRRQILDGAASCFARNGFHATSMQDVLKEVDLSAGAVYRYFSGKEELIAAIVTEVLGTVRGILEQAAQESPPPTPDVLIPRSLARMREQRPATLDGGEWMFPRLMIQVWTETARSPELAAVLGDGYRDVRTAWGKVVESYKDTGLMPADADTDAVARAMIAFVQGFAAQMALFGGLSERALGEGLRALMAMGRTTADT, encoded by the coding sequence ATGGCCCGCGTATCCCAGGAACACCTCGACGCCCGCCGCCGCCAGATCCTCGACGGCGCCGCCTCCTGCTTCGCCCGCAACGGCTTCCACGCCACCTCGATGCAGGACGTGCTCAAGGAGGTGGACCTCTCCGCCGGCGCCGTCTACCGGTACTTCAGCGGCAAGGAGGAGCTGATCGCCGCGATCGTGACCGAGGTGCTCGGCACGGTGCGCGGCATCCTCGAGCAGGCCGCGCAGGAGAGCCCGCCGCCCACCCCCGACGTGCTCATCCCGCGCTCCCTGGCCCGGATGAGGGAGCAGCGGCCGGCCACCCTGGACGGCGGCGAGTGGATGTTCCCGCGGCTGATGATCCAGGTGTGGACGGAGACCGCGCGCAGCCCCGAGCTGGCGGCCGTGCTGGGCGACGGATACCGCGACGTCCGCACCGCCTGGGGGAAGGTCGTCGAGAGCTACAAGGACACCGGCCTGATGCCCGCCGACGCCGACACCGACGCCGTGGCCCGGGCGATGATCGCGTTCGTGCAGGGCTTCGCGGCCCAGATGGCCCTCTTCGGCGGACTCTCCGAGCGGGCCCTGGGCGAGGGCCTGCGGGCGCTGATGGCCATGGGCCGCACCACCGCGGACACCTGA
- a CDS encoding RpiB/LacA/LacB family sugar-phosphate isomerase, which translates to MRISVSSDMDEPVARALLAELRERGHEVRAHGALSPGDDSRWAACSEAAAREVADGTADQAVVCCWTGTGASIAANKVPGVRAALCTDAYTADGARRWNDANVLALGLRLTSEPLLKEILDAWFAGAPSDDPEDRWNVDRTGRLDRERTGP; encoded by the coding sequence ATGCGGATCTCCGTCTCCTCCGACATGGACGAACCCGTGGCCCGCGCCCTCCTCGCCGAGCTGCGCGAGCGCGGTCACGAGGTGCGCGCGCACGGTGCCCTGAGCCCCGGTGACGACTCGCGGTGGGCGGCCTGCTCCGAGGCGGCGGCCCGCGAGGTCGCCGACGGGACGGCGGACCAGGCGGTGGTGTGCTGCTGGACCGGCACCGGCGCGTCGATCGCCGCCAACAAGGTGCCGGGCGTCCGGGCCGCCCTGTGCACGGACGCCTACACGGCGGACGGCGCGCGCCGCTGGAACGACGCCAACGTGCTGGCGCTCGGCCTGCGGCTGACGTCCGAACCGCTGCTGAAGGAGATCCTCGACGCCTGGTTCGCCGGCGCGCCCAGCGACGATCCCGAGGACCGGTGGAACGTGGACCGGACGGGACGGCTCGACCGGGAACGCACCGGCCCCTGA
- a CDS encoding urease accessory protein UreD, with protein MDGVNTTGVRAVARIHARSDGRGGTCLPVLESDGPLALRRARGSGAEARVVLVGAMSGPLGGDRFTVRAEVGEGARLRVGSAAATLALPGQNRGEARYDVRITVADGAELHWLPEQLVSVRGSELRVTTRVDLAARAGLVLREEQVLGRAGEPSGTLTGRLTLRIAGRAVLDQELASGPGAPGGWDGPAVLAGHRAVGQLLVVRPGFAQAPVSPRPLGDGAAVLPLAGPAALVTAVAPDALRLRRLLDEGLSRLG; from the coding sequence GTGGACGGCGTGAACACCACCGGCGTCCGCGCCGTCGCCCGGATCCACGCCCGCTCCGACGGCCGGGGCGGGACCTGCCTGCCCGTGCTGGAGAGCGACGGGCCGCTGGCCCTCCGGCGGGCCCGGGGGAGCGGCGCCGAGGCGCGGGTCGTGCTCGTCGGCGCCATGAGCGGACCGCTCGGCGGCGACCGCTTCACGGTGCGGGCGGAGGTCGGGGAGGGCGCGCGGCTGCGCGTCGGATCGGCCGCCGCCACCCTCGCGCTGCCGGGACAGAACCGGGGCGAGGCCCGCTACGACGTGCGGATCACCGTCGCCGACGGCGCCGAGCTGCACTGGCTGCCCGAGCAGCTGGTCTCCGTCCGGGGCAGCGAGCTGCGCGTCACCACCCGGGTCGACCTCGCCGCCCGGGCCGGGCTCGTCCTGCGCGAGGAACAGGTGCTGGGACGTGCGGGGGAGCCCTCCGGCACGCTCACCGGCCGTCTGACCCTGCGGATCGCCGGACGCGCCGTCCTCGACCAGGAGCTGGCCTCCGGGCCCGGGGCGCCGGGCGGCTGGGACGGCCCCGCCGTGCTCGCCGGACACCGCGCCGTCGGCCAGCTCCTCGTGGTCCGGCCCGGGTTCGCGCAGGCGCCGGTGAGCCCGCGCCCGCTGGGAGACGGTGCCGCGGTGCTTCCGCTCGCCGGGCCCGCCGCCCTGGTGACCGCCGTGGCACCGGACGCGTTGCGGCTCCGCCGCCTGCTCGACGAAGGGCTCTCCCGCCTGGGGTAG
- a CDS encoding urease subunit beta, with protein MIPGEILFADDPVACNAGREVTRLTVLNAADRPVQVGSHYHFAETNPGLEFDRAAARGKRLNVAAGTAVRFEPGIPVEVELVPLAGARVVPGLRGETGGALDA; from the coding sequence GTGATTCCCGGAGAGATCCTGTTCGCCGACGACCCGGTCGCCTGCAACGCGGGCCGCGAGGTCACCCGGCTGACCGTCCTCAACGCCGCCGACCGGCCCGTGCAGGTCGGTTCCCACTACCACTTCGCCGAGACCAACCCGGGCCTGGAGTTCGACCGCGCGGCGGCGCGCGGCAAGCGGCTGAACGTCGCCGCCGGGACCGCCGTGCGCTTCGAACCCGGCATCCCGGTCGAGGTGGAACTCGTCCCGCTCGCCGGAGCCCGTGTCGTGCCCGGGCTGCGCGGGGAGACCGGGGGCGCCCTCGATGCCTGA
- a CDS encoding ABC transporter permease, which yields MSTPPAASALPPAPSVPPHRRVAAVIVLVPVLVALALWAFAWPAARTAPRDLPLGVAGPATATAPVEQRLEDREGAFDLHRYADEPAARKAVEDREVYGAVVVTERGPKLLTASAASPSVAQALQQAVADPASAGGARVTTEDVVPAAAGDPRGAAVNASVLPLALAGIGAGAAVTLLGLRGVRAVVALVGSAALVGAVAAALAQSWLELVPGNWWAVAGTFGLAALAVGAAVAGLAALFGQAGIGLGTLLVMLLGNPFSGASSAPEMLPEPAGAIGQWLPPGAGVSLLRSVSFFDGAAGTGPALTLTWWAALGLGAVLLAGPLRQRTGNAESAPGRSPVAVG from the coding sequence ATGTCCACTCCCCCCGCCGCCTCCGCGCTCCCTCCGGCACCCTCCGTGCCGCCGCACCGGCGCGTCGCGGCCGTGATCGTGCTCGTCCCCGTCCTGGTGGCGCTGGCGCTCTGGGCCTTCGCCTGGCCCGCGGCCCGTACGGCCCCCCGCGACCTGCCGCTCGGCGTGGCCGGCCCCGCCACCGCGACCGCACCGGTGGAGCAGCGGCTGGAGGACCGCGAGGGCGCCTTCGACCTCCACCGCTACGCCGACGAGCCCGCCGCCCGGAAGGCCGTGGAGGACCGCGAGGTGTACGGCGCGGTCGTCGTCACCGAACGGGGCCCGAAGCTGCTCACCGCCTCCGCCGCGAGCCCGTCCGTGGCGCAGGCGCTGCAGCAGGCGGTGGCGGATCCGGCGTCCGCCGGCGGCGCCCGGGTCACGACCGAGGACGTCGTGCCCGCGGCCGCGGGCGATCCGCGCGGGGCGGCCGTGAACGCGAGCGTGCTGCCGCTCGCCCTGGCCGGCATCGGGGCCGGCGCCGCGGTGACCCTGCTGGGGCTGCGCGGTGTGCGCGCGGTGGTCGCGCTGGTGGGGTCGGCCGCCCTGGTCGGCGCGGTGGCCGCGGCGCTGGCGCAGAGCTGGCTGGAGCTCGTCCCGGGGAACTGGTGGGCCGTGGCCGGGACGTTCGGACTGGCCGCGCTGGCCGTGGGCGCGGCGGTCGCGGGACTGGCGGCGCTGTTCGGGCAGGCCGGCATCGGGCTCGGCACCCTCCTGGTCATGCTGCTCGGCAACCCCTTCTCCGGGGCCTCCTCGGCGCCGGAGATGCTGCCGGAGCCGGCCGGGGCGATCGGCCAGTGGCTGCCGCCGGGCGCGGGCGTGTCGCTGCTGCGCTCGGTGTCCTTCTTCGACGGCGCGGCCGGCACCGGTCCCGCCCTGACGCTGACCTGGTGGGCGGCGCTGGGCCTGGGCGCCGTGCTGCTCGCCGGCCCGTTGCGGCAGCGGACGGGGAACGCGGAGTCCGCACCCGGGCGGAGCCCGGTCGCCGTCGGCTGA
- the ureG gene encoding urease accessory protein UreG, translated as MHLDHAHHGPGAVSADARRPDGARRALRIGLGGPVGSGKTATVAALCRALREEVSLAVVTNDIYTREDAEFLLREAVLPPERITAVETGACPHTAIRDDISANLEAVEDLEDEVGPLDLVLVESGGDNLTATFSKGLVDAQIFVIDVAGGDDIPRKGGPGVTTADLLVVNKTDLAPYVGSDLGRMAADARAQRARLPVVFQSLRSAEGVAEVASWVRERLAAWTA; from the coding sequence ATGCACCTCGACCACGCCCACCACGGCCCCGGGGCCGTGAGCGCCGACGCCCGCCGCCCGGACGGTGCCCGCCGGGCTCTGCGCATCGGGCTGGGCGGTCCCGTCGGGTCCGGGAAGACCGCCACCGTGGCCGCCCTCTGCCGCGCCCTGCGGGAGGAGGTGTCGCTCGCCGTCGTCACCAACGACATCTACACGCGGGAGGACGCCGAGTTCCTGCTGCGTGAGGCCGTGCTGCCGCCCGAGCGGATCACCGCCGTGGAGACCGGGGCGTGCCCGCACACCGCGATCCGGGACGACATCTCCGCCAACCTCGAAGCGGTGGAGGACCTGGAGGACGAGGTGGGCCCCCTGGACCTCGTCCTCGTCGAGTCCGGCGGGGACAACCTCACCGCCACCTTCTCCAAGGGGCTCGTCGACGCGCAGATCTTCGTCATCGACGTGGCCGGCGGGGACGACATCCCGCGCAAGGGCGGCCCGGGGGTGACCACGGCCGACCTGCTGGTCGTCAACAAGACCGACCTCGCCCCGTACGTCGGCTCCGACCTCGGCCGCATGGCCGCCGACGCCAGGGCGCAGCGGGCCCGTCTGCCCGTGGTCTTCCAGTCGCTGCGCAGTGCGGAGGGGGTGGCCGAGGTCGCCAGCTGGGTGCGGGAGCGGCTCGCCGCGTGGACGGCGTGA
- a CDS encoding type II toxin-antitoxin system Phd/YefM family antitoxin produces the protein MAYEIPVTQARAELADLINRVVYGGERVVVTRHGKPLVALVSADDLRRLEELREPQEPAQEQVISTVAGVRGAASASREQQRFGIAAEHRGTATS, from the coding sequence ATGGCCTACGAGATTCCGGTGACGCAAGCCAGGGCTGAGCTCGCCGACCTGATCAACCGGGTGGTGTACGGCGGTGAACGCGTCGTCGTGACCCGGCACGGAAAACCCCTCGTCGCCCTCGTGTCCGCCGATGACCTGCGACGGCTCGAAGAGCTCCGGGAGCCTCAGGAGCCCGCGCAGGAGCAGGTGATCAGCACGGTCGCCGGCGTCCGCGGGGCCGCGTCCGCCTCCCGCGAACAGCAGCGGTTCGGCATCGCCGCGGAGCACCGGGGGACGGCCACCTCGTAG
- a CDS encoding ATP-dependent Clp protease proteolytic subunit has product MTRPTARQALPGFTEHTVHGHRTTDPYAKLLQERIVLLGTRIDENSANDVAAQLLYLEHRAPDRDISLYVNSPGGPFHAMSAIYDTLRHVTCDVETVCLGRAEGTAALLLAAGTPGKRLVLPGARLVLRQPALTEPAEGRADDLAVRAEELARIRSRTEELLVRHTGRTAEQVRSDIERDRVLDAREAVDHGLADRIVPGRGDVRTAAGAR; this is encoded by the coding sequence ATGACCCGACCGACCGCCCGCCAGGCCCTGCCCGGGTTCACCGAACACACGGTGCACGGGCACCGGACGACGGATCCGTACGCGAAGCTGCTCCAGGAGCGGATCGTCCTCCTCGGGACCCGGATCGACGAGAACTCCGCGAACGACGTGGCGGCCCAGCTCCTGTACCTGGAGCACCGGGCGCCGGACCGGGACATCTCGCTCTACGTCAACTCCCCCGGCGGCCCGTTCCACGCCATGTCGGCGATCTACGACACGCTGCGCCACGTCACCTGCGACGTGGAGACGGTCTGCCTCGGCCGGGCCGAGGGGACCGCCGCGCTGCTGCTGGCCGCCGGCACCCCGGGCAAGCGGCTCGTGCTGCCCGGAGCCCGCCTGGTGCTCCGTCAGCCCGCCCTGACCGAGCCGGCCGAGGGCCGGGCCGACGACCTGGCGGTCCGGGCCGAGGAGTTGGCCCGCATCCGGTCCCGGACGGAGGAGCTGCTCGTCCGGCACACGGGCCGCACCGCCGAGCAGGTCCGCTCGGACATCGAGCGGGACAGGGTGCTCGACGCGCGGGAGGCGGTGGACCACGGCCTGGCGGACCGGATCGTGCCCGGCCGCGGGGACGTCCGGACCGCCGCCGGCGCGAGGTGA
- a CDS encoding urease accessory UreF family protein → MASTTPRAALLVLADGRFPAGGHAHSGGAEAAVGAGRITGADTLEDFCRGRLHTAGRVSAALAAAAALGVDPVVLDEAADARTPSPALRSAARRLGRQLMRAARATWPSAELDALAGRFPKGAHHPVVLGLTARAAGLGPADAAYCAAYESVSGPATATVRLLGLDPFDATRVLARLAPELDRVAGRAVEAARGAADEGSDALPAASAPLLETDAEAHAARPVRLFAS, encoded by the coding sequence ATGGCCTCCACGACACCGAGGGCCGCACTCCTCGTCCTGGCCGACGGACGCTTCCCCGCCGGGGGGCACGCGCACTCCGGCGGCGCGGAGGCGGCGGTCGGCGCCGGGCGGATCACCGGGGCGGACACGCTGGAGGACTTCTGCCGGGGGCGCCTCCACACGGCGGGACGGGTGTCGGCGGCGCTCGCGGCGGCGGCCGCGCTGGGCGTCGACCCCGTGGTCCTGGACGAGGCGGCCGACGCCCGAACCCCCTCGCCCGCGCTCCGGTCGGCCGCGCGCAGACTGGGCCGGCAGCTGATGCGGGCGGCGCGCGCGACCTGGCCGTCGGCCGAACTGGACGCGCTGGCGGGGAGGTTCCCCAAGGGAGCGCACCACCCGGTGGTCCTGGGCCTGACGGCGCGGGCGGCCGGGCTGGGACCGGCCGACGCGGCGTACTGCGCGGCGTACGAGAGCGTGAGCGGACCGGCGACGGCGACGGTGCGGCTGCTGGGTCTCGACCCCTTCGACGCGACGCGCGTCCTGGCCCGGCTGGCGCCGGAGCTGGACCGGGTGGCCGGCCGGGCGGTCGAGGCGGCGCGCGGGGCGGCCGACGAGGGGAGCGACGCGCTGCCCGCGGCGTCGGCGCCGCTGCTCGAGACCGACGCGGAGGCGCACGCGGCACGGCCGGTGCGTCTGTTCGCGTCGTAG
- a CDS encoding SpoIIE family protein phosphatase, which yields MAETSIDYAAVYQALPGMVALLTPELVFADVNEAYVRGTGRSRGELVGRHLFDAFPDNPDDPSSTGARNLRASLLRVLSTGERDTMPLQRYDVENPERPGEWEQRFWSPVNTPVLGPDGKPGLIVHRVEEVTELVRARGRTDDGRGRVLEAELYSRARELQELNNRLRQAHAREREVALALQKAMLPARRQVGHHRAAVRYRPAVGALNVCGDWYDLVDLVGGHRIGVSVGDVVGHGLEAAGVMGQLRSALSAASRVADGPAQALNVVGRYAHVVDGAESATAVTTFIDFDRHTVTYSSAGHPPPVLLHGDGRVEFLDRATDPPLDAQPDPTPRSEAATSFTPGATLVLYTDGLIERRREDIDTGLLRLAESLRRHRTQDPETLADIVLLELLPPGGATDDTALVVVRL from the coding sequence ATGGCGGAAACGTCGATCGATTACGCGGCGGTCTACCAGGCCCTGCCCGGCATGGTGGCGCTGCTGACCCCCGAGCTGGTGTTCGCGGACGTCAACGAGGCGTACGTCCGCGGGACCGGGCGCTCGCGCGGGGAACTGGTGGGCCGCCACCTGTTCGACGCCTTCCCCGACAACCCGGACGACCCGAGCTCCACGGGCGCGCGCAACCTCCGGGCCTCGCTGCTGCGGGTCCTGTCCACCGGCGAGCGCGACACCATGCCCCTCCAGCGCTACGACGTCGAGAACCCCGAACGGCCCGGGGAGTGGGAGCAGCGGTTCTGGAGCCCGGTGAACACCCCGGTGCTCGGTCCCGACGGGAAGCCCGGGCTGATCGTGCACCGGGTGGAGGAGGTCACCGAGCTGGTCCGGGCCCGCGGCCGCACGGACGACGGCCGGGGCCGGGTGCTGGAGGCCGAGCTGTACTCGCGCGCCCGCGAACTCCAGGAGCTCAACAACCGGCTGCGCCAGGCGCACGCGCGGGAGCGGGAGGTGGCCCTGGCGCTGCAGAAGGCGATGCTGCCCGCCCGCCGGCAGGTCGGCCACCACCGGGCCGCCGTGCGGTACCGGCCCGCGGTGGGGGCGCTCAACGTCTGCGGGGACTGGTACGACCTGGTCGACCTGGTGGGCGGGCACCGCATCGGCGTGTCCGTGGGCGACGTGGTCGGGCACGGTCTGGAGGCGGCCGGTGTCATGGGCCAGCTGCGCAGCGCGCTGAGCGCCGCCTCCCGGGTGGCGGACGGGCCCGCCCAGGCGCTGAACGTGGTGGGCCGCTACGCCCACGTGGTGGACGGCGCCGAGTCCGCGACCGCGGTGACGACCTTCATCGACTTCGACCGGCACACCGTCACCTACAGCAGCGCGGGCCATCCCCCGCCCGTCCTGCTCCACGGCGACGGGCGGGTGGAGTTCCTCGACCGGGCCACCGACCCGCCGCTCGACGCCCAGCCCGACCCGACGCCGAGGTCCGAGGCGGCGACCTCGTTCACGCCGGGGGCGACGCTCGTGCTGTACACCGACGGTCTGATCGAGCGGCGCCGGGAGGACATCGACACGGGACTGCTCCGTCTCGCCGAGTCCCTGCGCCGCCACCGGACGCAGGATCCCGAGACGCTCGCGGACATCGTGCTGCTGGAGCTGCTGCCGCCCGGCGGCGCCACCGACGACACGGCGCTGGTCGTCGTGCGGCTGTGA
- a CDS encoding urease subunit gamma, translating into MHLTPHEQERLLIHVAADVAARRRARGLRLNHPEAVALLTSHLLEGARDGRTVAELMASGRRVLTRDDVMEGVPEMIHDVQVEATFPDGTKLVTVHDPIV; encoded by the coding sequence GTGCACCTGACCCCGCACGAGCAGGAGAGGCTGCTGATCCACGTCGCGGCCGACGTGGCGGCCCGGCGCCGCGCCCGGGGGCTGCGGCTGAACCACCCCGAGGCGGTCGCCCTCCTCACCTCGCACCTCCTCGAGGGCGCCCGGGACGGCCGTACGGTCGCCGAGCTCATGGCGTCGGGGCGCCGGGTGCTCACCCGGGACGACGTCATGGAGGGCGTCCCCGAGATGATCCACGACGTCCAGGTGGAGGCCACCTTCCCGGACGGCACCAAGCTCGTCACCGTCCACGACCCGATCGTCTGA